The Neochlamydia sp. S13 genome has a segment encoding these proteins:
- a CDS encoding group II intron maturase-specific domain-containing protein, translated as MLEKRMEKCGLTLHPDKTKIVYCKDVDRKEKYKEIKFDFLGYTFRPRLVKNSKRNSMFVSFTLAVSKTALKSMQAAIRQWKIRNKTDLELKDIARMYNPVIRGWLEYYGKYRPAALYQICRHFNKSLITRAMRKYKRLAGHKTRAITFMEKMVRKDPGLFVHWKRGMIGAFA; from the coding sequence ATGCTTGAAAAGCGAATGGAAAAATGTGGTTTGACACTTCATCCCGATAAAACAAAGATTGTCTACTGCAAAGATGTAGATCGTAAGGAAAAATACAAGGAAATCAAATTTGACTTCTTAGGATATACCTTTCGGCCAAGATTGGTCAAAAATAGCAAACGAAATAGCATGTTTGTAAGTTTTACACTAGCCGTAAGTAAAACAGCGTTAAAATCTATGCAAGCAGCCATAAGACAATGGAAAATAAGAAATAAGACAGATTTGGAGCTTAAAGATATAGCCAGAATGTATAATCCAGTCATCCGAGGATGGCTAGAATACTACGGGAAATATCGGCCAGCAGCTTTATATCAAATCTGCCGTCATTTTAATAAATCATTAATCACAAGGGCTATGCGCAAATACAAGAGACTTGCAGGTCACAAAACAAGAGCAATTACCTTTATGGAAAAAATGGTCAGAAAAGACCCAGGACTATTTGTACATTGGAAAAGAGGAATGATAGGAGCGTTTGCTTAA
- the ltrA gene encoding group II intron reverse transcriptase/maturase: protein MRKLGIPTVSDRIAQMVVKLYLEPEIDPHFHPDSYGYRPGKSALEAVGVARQRCWRNDYVIDLDIKGFFDNLDHELVMRAVRKHTESQWILLYIERWLKAPEQDADGKLIKRDRGTPQGGVISPLLANLFLHYALDEWMRKCYPGNPFERYADDIVVHCQTEAQANEIKKAIAERLAQCKLELHPAKTKIVYCKDDERRKRYLNEKFDFLGYTFRARRSKNRYGKLFINFSPAVSNKAKKAITSTMRSWKMHLRSDKKIVDLSRMFNPMIRGWINYYGKYYKSELYQIFNVANRTLARWAERKYKKLRGHSRRAMHWLGGIAKREPQLFAHWKMGAIPATRQ, encoded by the coding sequence ATGAGAAAGCTGGGAATACCCACAGTATCAGACAGAATCGCACAGATGGTCGTTAAGCTGTATCTAGAGCCAGAGATTGACCCACATTTTCATCCTGATTCTTATGGGTACAGACCTGGAAAATCAGCGTTAGAAGCCGTAGGAGTCGCTAGACAGAGATGTTGGCGCAACGACTATGTTATTGACCTTGATATCAAAGGATTTTTCGATAATTTAGACCACGAGCTCGTCATGAGAGCCGTAAGGAAACACACCGAAAGCCAATGGATTCTTCTGTATATAGAACGCTGGCTAAAAGCGCCAGAGCAAGATGCAGACGGGAAACTTATAAAAAGAGATAGAGGGACTCCACAAGGGGGTGTAATCAGCCCTTTACTAGCCAATCTATTTCTTCATTATGCCTTAGACGAATGGATGAGGAAATGCTATCCAGGTAATCCATTCGAGCGTTATGCTGATGATATAGTGGTTCACTGTCAAACGGAAGCGCAAGCCAACGAAATAAAGAAAGCTATTGCAGAACGCTTAGCTCAATGCAAACTGGAGTTGCATCCTGCAAAGACAAAAATCGTCTATTGCAAAGATGATGAACGAAGAAAAAGATACCTAAACGAGAAATTTGATTTTTTGGGATATACTTTTAGAGCCAGAAGATCAAAGAATCGGTATGGAAAGCTCTTCATCAACTTTAGTCCCGCAGTAAGCAATAAAGCAAAGAAAGCAATAACGAGTACGATGAGAAGTTGGAAAATGCATCTGCGCAGTGACAAGAAGATTGTAGATTTATCAAGAATGTTTAACCCCATGATAAGAGGTTGGATCAACTACTATGGTAAATATTACAAATCAGAACTCTATCAAATTTTCAATGTTGCAAACCGTACATTAGCAAGGTGGGCGGAAAGGAAATACAAGAAGTTAAGAGGCCACAGCAGAAGGGCAATGCATTGGTTGGGAGGGATCGCAAAACGAGAACCTCAGCTATTTGCTCACTGGAAAATGGGCGCCATACCTGCGACTAGACAATAG
- a CDS encoding transposase, producing MKLDLLDIYTDYLISQNQQATATGLSNLLDGQVSHDKITRFLNSNPGGSKELWQYVKKQVRHLEQDKGGVLIIDDTIEEKPYTDENEIVCWHFSHTQGRSVKGINLLSCLISYGDHTFPIGFEVIKKDMHFCDVKTKKEKKQSSITKNQHFRALIQQAVANQVKFEYVLADNWFGAKDNMEFIHYKLKKMFIFGIKSNRLIAFSEEGRKKGQYQNLNTFNFKDGDKRIVWLKELAFPVALITKFFKNKDGSTGVLHIVTNDLNQEADRIYEIYHKRWRIEGAPQAHKEVKHELKALCISCTNDGEDPPKSVFRNGLQTTLSCCY from the coding sequence ATGAAACTTGATCTTCTTGATATTTATACAGATTATCTTATCAGCCAAAACCAACAAGCCACAGCTACAGGGCTATCCAATCTTTTAGATGGCCAGGTTAGCCATGATAAAATCACCCGTTTTCTTAACAGCAATCCAGGGGGATCGAAAGAACTATGGCAGTATGTTAAAAAGCAAGTGCGCCATCTAGAGCAAGATAAAGGAGGTGTATTGATTATTGACGATACGATAGAGGAAAAGCCCTATACAGATGAAAACGAAATCGTCTGTTGGCACTTTTCTCATACTCAAGGAAGGAGTGTAAAAGGGATTAATCTACTTTCCTGCCTTATTAGCTATGGAGATCACACTTTTCCCATCGGCTTTGAAGTAATCAAAAAAGATATGCATTTTTGTGATGTGAAAACAAAGAAAGAAAAAAAGCAGTCATCCATTACTAAAAACCAACATTTCAGAGCGCTTATCCAACAGGCAGTTGCCAATCAAGTGAAGTTTGAGTATGTGCTGGCTGACAATTGGTTTGGCGCTAAAGATAATATGGAATTTATCCACTATAAACTCAAAAAGATGTTTATATTTGGCATAAAGTCTAATCGATTAATTGCTTTCTCTGAGGAAGGAAGAAAAAAAGGCCAGTATCAGAATTTAAATACGTTTAATTTCAAAGACGGAGATAAAAGGATAGTTTGGCTTAAAGAATTAGCCTTCCCCGTAGCTTTAATCACAAAGTTCTTCAAAAACAAAGACGGTTCTACAGGGGTTCTCCACATTGTAACTAACGACCTAAATCAAGAGGCTGACCGAATCTATGAAATCTACCACAAAAGGTGGCGCATAGAGGGTGCGCCGCAGGCGCACAAAGAAGTTAAACATGAACTAAAAGCTTTGTGCATAAGCTGTACAAATGATGGAGAAGACCCTCCGAAGTCGGTTTTCAGGAACGGGCTTCAAACCACCTTAAGCTGCTGTTATTAA